A DNA window from Desulfatibacillum aliphaticivorans DSM 15576 contains the following coding sequences:
- a CDS encoding thioredoxin family protein — MDIKVLGPGCKKCEQTAKIVKEALAEAGVEANVEKVTDMMEIAGYGVMATPSVVVDGQMKIAGKVPKKKDVLSWLK, encoded by the coding sequence ATGGATATCAAAGTTTTGGGGCCCGGGTGCAAAAAATGCGAACAAACCGCCAAAATCGTCAAGGAAGCCCTGGCTGAAGCCGGCGTGGAAGCCAATGTGGAAAAGGTTACCGACATGATGGAGATTGCGGGCTACGGCGTCATGGCCACCCCCTCCGTGGTGGTGGACGGCCAAATGAAAATTGCAGGCAAGGTTCCCAAGAAAAAAGACGTCCTTTCCTGGCTGAAATAG
- a CDS encoding arsenate reductase ArsC produces MQKTRVLFVCEHNSARSRMAEAFLNSLAGDRHMAESAGFDIAPVNPLVAEVMAELGMDITAKESQKVFDLYKSGRIYEFVITVCDESLAEQCPVFPGIVRRCHWSFPDPWNLEGTEEEKLEQTRQIRDKIRETVEKWLADPDCCQLVKP; encoded by the coding sequence ATGCAAAAAACGCGCGTTTTATTTGTCTGCGAACACAACTCCGCCCGGAGCAGAATGGCCGAGGCTTTTTTAAACTCCTTGGCGGGCGACCGGCACATGGCGGAAAGCGCAGGTTTTGATATCGCGCCGGTGAATCCCCTGGTCGCCGAGGTCATGGCTGAGCTTGGCATGGACATTACGGCCAAGGAATCCCAAAAGGTTTTCGACCTTTATAAATCCGGGCGCATTTATGAATTTGTGATCACCGTCTGCGACGAATCCCTGGCCGAGCAATGCCCCGTCTTTCCCGGCATTGTAAGGCGCTGCCATTGGAGTTTCCCCGATCCCTGGAACCTTGAAGGGACCGAAGAGGAAAAGCTGGAGCAAACCCGCCAGATTCGGGATAAAATCCGCGAAACAGTGGAAAAATGGCTGGCCGATCCTGATTGCTGCCAGCTTGTAAAGCCTTGA
- the rimP gene encoding ribosome maturation factor RimP — protein sequence MGQKTKKDKSRKGAPRVSKDRIRRVDADRILEQVRKLTGAALEAEGMDLVLAEFKREGGGYILRLYVDKEGGITLGDCTMVSRYVGDLLDAYADEMPRYRLEVSSPGLDRPLTREDHFRRFEGRTALIVTKEPREGRKKFRGVLSGALNGVITLVADEVPMEFALHEIESARLQYKHGESTC from the coding sequence ATGGGACAAAAAACGAAAAAAGATAAGTCCCGAAAAGGCGCCCCACGGGTTTCCAAAGACAGAATTCGCCGCGTGGATGCGGACAGGATTTTGGAGCAGGTTCGGAAACTGACGGGCGCGGCCCTGGAAGCCGAGGGCATGGACTTGGTCCTTGCTGAGTTCAAAAGGGAAGGCGGCGGTTATATTTTGCGCCTGTACGTGGACAAAGAAGGGGGCATCACCCTGGGCGATTGCACCATGGTCAGCCGGTACGTAGGCGACCTTTTGGACGCCTATGCGGATGAAATGCCCCGGTATCGTCTGGAGGTTTCCTCGCCGGGTCTGGACAGGCCCCTGACCAGGGAGGATCATTTCAGGCGGTTCGAAGGGCGGACGGCCCTTATTGTGACCAAGGAGCCCCGGGAGGGACGCAAGAAGTTCAGAGGCGTCTTGTCCGGCGCTTTAAACGGCGTGATAACCTTAGTCGCGGACGAAGTCCCCATGGAGTTTGCGCTCCATGAAATTGAGTCCGCCAGACTCCAATACAAGCACGGAGAAAGCACATGTTGA
- a CDS encoding leucine-rich repeat domain-containing protein — protein sequence MPKYARLPIIFTLALFFWVPQVSAQIPEAERAALIALYTAAGGSSWTNASGWKEEPLAEDGFAEPGTEAGWYGVTCNNDESHVTGLALSGNGLTGTIPADVSDLLLLETLDLSKNAIEGEIPASLGSLSALTGLYLHRNQLEGSLPASLGNLGALEQLYANRNTLSGPLPEEFSKLSELRILDIHHNLLSGEIPAWLGDLFWLQQILIHANKFTGRIPAELTNLFMLTKLNVSENRLTGGLPCGFGGLSQLQEFLASRNSLCGSIPSSIGGLTSLIVLDLSNNRFCGPIPEEIVHLASLQDEKNDFRYNQLFTDDAAVRAFMNAKQTGGDWESYQIDFFYAGDLNRDSILTLEDALDALQFMAANLSQCQDIAAGDVNQDDKIGMEEALHAMQAFGSAPVIDAVQSKQIEEGKPLSFTLQLEAPGSPPVRFTMTNMPLSASLNPETGLFFWTPGIQDAQVHQPVFWCENAQGGGNYASTTITVTQGIVEEGWVLEDNEQPTTLDVDLTLRWNTQDAIEADAIWSIAHQWGEDPAYHASVEGSAQGAPGVMNQDYTFNFSFTSSDPMTTDFPFLDGEVITYTLNLKNLMFYQGASAGNWDSLLPISPGVLELELSGSVTGSKVWGEGLTP from the coding sequence ATGCCCAAATACGCCCGTTTGCCGATTATCTTCACGCTGGCTTTATTCTTTTGGGTTCCCCAGGTTTCGGCTCAAATACCGGAAGCGGAAAGGGCGGCCCTTATAGCGCTATACACCGCTGCGGGGGGAAGCAGTTGGACGAATGCAAGCGGTTGGAAAGAGGAGCCTCTTGCAGAGGACGGATTTGCAGAGCCGGGGACGGAAGCCGGATGGTACGGCGTGACATGCAATAATGACGAAAGCCATGTGACCGGCCTCGCTCTTTCGGGAAACGGCTTGACAGGGACTATCCCCGCGGATGTATCCGACCTGCTCCTGTTGGAGACTCTCGACCTGTCGAAAAATGCAATAGAAGGGGAAATACCCGCTTCGCTGGGAAGTCTGAGCGCGTTGACCGGCCTGTATCTTCATCGCAACCAGTTGGAAGGCTCGCTCCCCGCCTCCCTGGGAAATTTAGGCGCCCTTGAACAACTGTACGCCAATCGCAACACCCTTTCCGGGCCCTTGCCCGAGGAATTCTCCAAGTTGTCGGAGCTCAGGATACTGGACATCCATCACAACTTGTTGAGCGGTGAAATTCCTGCATGGTTGGGAGATCTTTTCTGGCTGCAGCAAATATTGATCCACGCCAACAAATTTACCGGGAGGATTCCGGCGGAGTTGACCAATCTCTTCATGCTGACCAAGCTGAACGTCAGCGAAAATCGCTTGACAGGCGGCCTGCCATGCGGCTTTGGCGGCCTGTCTCAGCTTCAGGAATTCCTGGCCTCCCGAAACAGCCTTTGCGGAAGCATTCCCTCCAGCATTGGAGGCCTCACTAGTCTCATTGTCCTTGATCTAAGCAATAACCGTTTTTGCGGACCTATTCCCGAAGAAATCGTCCACCTGGCCTCCCTCCAGGACGAAAAAAATGATTTCAGGTACAATCAACTTTTTACGGATGATGCGGCAGTTCGCGCCTTTATGAACGCCAAGCAGACGGGCGGAGATTGGGAATCCTATCAGATCGATTTTTTCTACGCCGGAGATTTAAACCGCGATTCCATCCTGACCTTGGAGGACGCCCTGGACGCTTTGCAATTCATGGCGGCCAATTTAAGCCAATGTCAAGACATCGCTGCAGGCGACGTCAATCAGGATGACAAAATCGGCATGGAGGAAGCTCTACACGCCATGCAAGCCTTTGGGTCGGCGCCCGTTATCGACGCTGTTCAGAGCAAGCAAATTGAGGAAGGGAAGCCCCTGAGTTTTACCCTGCAGTTGGAGGCCCCTGGAAGCCCGCCGGTTCGATTCACCATGACCAACATGCCTTTAAGCGCCTCCCTGAACCCGGAAACCGGGTTGTTCTTCTGGACCCCGGGAATCCAGGACGCCCAGGTGCACCAACCGGTCTTCTGGTGCGAGAACGCCCAGGGCGGAGGGAATTACGCCTCCACGACGATCACCGTCACCCAGGGCATTGTTGAGGAAGGATGGGTTCTGGAGGACAATGAGCAGCCTACCACCCTGGATGTGGATTTGACCCTCCGTTGGAACACCCAGGATGCCATTGAGGCGGACGCAATCTGGAGCATCGCCCACCAATGGGGAGAAGATCCGGCCTACCATGCCTCAGTGGAAGGCTCGGCCCAAGGTGCGCCGGGCGTCATGAATCAGGATTACACATTCAACTTTTCCTTCACTTCGTCAGACCCGATGACCACGGACTTTCCGTTTTTGGATGGGGAAGTGATCACATACACCCTGAATCTGAAAAATCTGATGTTTTATCAGGGCGCCTCGGCCGGAAATTGGGACTCCTTGCTGCCCATATCACCTGGTGTGTTGGAGTTGGAGCTTTCGGGAAGCGTGACAGGCTCCAAGGTTTGGGGCG
- a CDS encoding arsenate reductase ArsC — protein MSEELTKILFLCTGNSCRSQMAEGFVNELRSDEFRAWSAGVETHGLNLLAVKAMAEVGIDISHHTSKLVDQFLDKDLDYVVTVCDHAKESCPMFLGKAKKVHAGFEDPPALAADAKTEEDALVYYRKVRDEIRAFVEAMPDNLNND, from the coding sequence ATGTCCGAGGAACTGACCAAAATCTTGTTTTTGTGCACCGGGAATTCCTGCCGCAGCCAGATGGCCGAAGGCTTTGTCAATGAATTAAGAAGCGACGAGTTCCGGGCCTGGTCCGCAGGCGTGGAGACCCACGGGCTAAACCTCCTGGCGGTCAAGGCCATGGCCGAAGTCGGAATCGACATTTCCCACCACACCTCCAAACTGGTGGATCAATTTCTGGACAAGGACCTGGATTACGTGGTCACGGTTTGCGACCACGCCAAGGAATCCTGCCCCATGTTTTTGGGCAAGGCAAAAAAGGTCCATGCAGGCTTTGAAGACCCGCCCGCTCTGGCCGCCGACGCAAAAACCGAAGAAGACGCCTTGGTGTATTACAGAAAGGTCCGGGATGAAATCCGGGCCTTTGTGGAAGCCATGCCCGACAATCTGAATAACGACTGA
- a CDS encoding sulfite exporter TauE/SafE family protein, with protein sequence MTSLIIAGFLIFLVAVTMTMVGKGGGNFYVVILAITGVPMHEAAATGQFILFAASIAAMIIFQKNKSVSWLLAFWIGTVTAFSALGGGYFSHLFSAFSLKIVFAIMLLIAGVVMLIPVSERHSAAGKKRLGVISIQSGMETYDVNLWIVLPVTILTGFGSGMVGVSGGSFLVPLMVLVCGVPMHTAVGTASTLIAATAFMGFTGHAIQGDFNPSWAGPLAVITVAGGILGGKLALRSKPKHLKKIFAYTNWLAALFMIVNALHTKGIV encoded by the coding sequence ATGACCAGTCTAATTATCGCCGGTTTCCTGATTTTCCTTGTAGCCGTTACCATGACCATGGTGGGAAAGGGCGGCGGCAATTTCTATGTGGTGATTTTGGCGATCACCGGCGTTCCCATGCATGAAGCGGCTGCAACCGGGCAATTTATTCTTTTTGCAGCGTCCATCGCAGCCATGATTATTTTCCAAAAAAATAAGTCAGTTTCTTGGCTTCTGGCTTTTTGGATCGGCACGGTTACGGCGTTTTCCGCCCTTGGCGGGGGCTATTTTTCCCATCTGTTCAGCGCTTTTTCCCTAAAAATAGTATTCGCAATCATGCTGCTGATCGCGGGCGTTGTCATGCTCATTCCCGTGTCTGAGCGTCACAGCGCCGCCGGAAAAAAACGTCTCGGCGTCATCAGCATTCAATCCGGCATGGAAACATATGACGTCAATTTATGGATCGTCTTGCCAGTGACGATTTTGACGGGCTTCGGATCCGGGATGGTGGGGGTGTCAGGAGGATCTTTTCTGGTTCCTTTGATGGTGCTGGTATGCGGCGTTCCCATGCACACGGCTGTGGGAACGGCGTCCACGCTCATAGCGGCGACCGCTTTCATGGGCTTCACAGGCCATGCGATCCAGGGGGACTTTAATCCTTCCTGGGCAGGCCCATTGGCTGTTATCACCGTTGCGGGAGGCATTCTTGGCGGAAAACTGGCGTTGCGTTCAAAGCCCAAACACTTAAAAAAAATTTTTGCATATACAAACTGGCTCGCAGCCCTGTTTATGATTGTAAACGCGCTGCATACAAAGGGAATTGTTTAG
- a CDS encoding thioredoxin family protein → MKRLVFVNLLFLFMLLLQNPAASQDAAEEPVPQVPTPGMVTMLDLGAHKCIPCKMMAPVIQELQKEYQGRASVIFIDVWQNREEGAKYNLRAIPTQIFYDKTGKEVSRHVGYMDKNSIVAIFDKLGVPKTKASDNAQ, encoded by the coding sequence ATGAAAAGGCTGGTCTTTGTCAACTTGTTGTTTCTTTTTATGCTGTTGCTTCAAAATCCGGCGGCGTCCCAGGATGCCGCGGAAGAGCCGGTTCCTCAGGTCCCCACGCCGGGCATGGTCACCATGCTGGATTTGGGCGCCCACAAATGCATTCCCTGCAAAATGATGGCGCCGGTCATTCAGGAATTGCAAAAGGAGTATCAAGGACGGGCGTCCGTCATCTTTATCGACGTGTGGCAGAACAGGGAGGAAGGCGCCAAATACAACCTCAGAGCCATCCCCACCCAGATTTTTTACGACAAAACCGGCAAGGAAGTCAGCCGCCACGTGGGCTATATGGATAAAAACAGCATTGTCGCCATATTTGACAAGCTGGGAGTCCCTAAAACCAAGGCGTCAGACAATGCTCAATGA
- a CDS encoding cytochrome c biogenesis CcdA family protein → MLNDLFVTINQWMSGGLLTAAIGCLLWGMISVLLSPCHMASIPLIVGYVGGQDKILEVKGAAKYAVAFTVGLFITIAALGVVCAVLGRMLGDVSPYWTILVGAILLWVALDMLGVQACSMSSGAMSRLRVKGIGGAFILGLAYGILSGSCTFGFIAPILAVITVQEKIATGVMMIILFGVGHCIPIAAAGSSAALVRRVLSNNAFLRGGAWFRKGAGVLAAGLAVYFIVRPFIQNPPV, encoded by the coding sequence ATGCTCAATGACCTTTTCGTCACAATAAACCAATGGATGTCCGGGGGCCTCCTCACCGCAGCCATCGGATGCCTGCTGTGGGGAATGATCAGTGTGCTTTTGTCCCCCTGCCATATGGCTTCCATCCCTCTGATAGTAGGATATGTGGGGGGACAGGATAAAATTCTGGAAGTTAAGGGCGCCGCAAAATACGCGGTTGCTTTTACTGTGGGCTTGTTCATAACCATCGCCGCTTTAGGAGTCGTGTGCGCCGTCCTGGGGCGTATGCTGGGAGATGTGAGCCCGTACTGGACCATTCTGGTGGGCGCCATTCTTCTTTGGGTCGCCCTGGACATGCTGGGAGTTCAAGCCTGCTCCATGTCCTCCGGCGCCATGTCCAGGCTGCGCGTCAAGGGGATAGGCGGCGCCTTTATTCTCGGCCTCGCTTACGGAATTCTTTCCGGATCATGCACCTTTGGATTTATCGCTCCTATTCTGGCCGTCATCACGGTTCAGGAAAAAATTGCAACAGGCGTGATGATGATCATATTATTTGGAGTAGGCCATTGCATTCCCATCGCAGCGGCCGGGTCCAGCGCTGCGTTGGTGCGCAGGGTTTTGTCGAATAACGCCTTTCTACGGGGGGGCGCCTGGTTTCGAAAAGGCGCCGGCGTTCTGGCGGCGGGCCTAGCTGTTTATTTTATCGTCCGGCCGTTTATCCAAAATCCCCCGGTTTAA
- a CDS encoding permease has product MEPIQENACSCKAPRTGGNVAAEAAMERKPLALYLGGSAVFLVAWWILYKNLLPLSEAASAFLAWTAGFDLDGHLGSAISFFIYEVPKVLMLLTLVVFGVGIVRSFFTPERTRAILAGKRESVGNVLAALLGVVTPFCSCSAVPLFLGFVTTGVPLGVTFSFLIAAPMVNEIALVLLYGLFGWKIAAIYAGTGLLIAMIAGWTIGRLKMEKHLEDWVFQIQSGGLGAEEEDLDWVGRIRYGIEAVRDIVGKVWLYVMLGIAVGAGIHGYVPEGFMASFMGKSAWWSVPASVLIGIPMYSNAAGIIPIVQALLGKGAALGTVLAFMMSVIALSLPEMIILRKVLKPRLIAVFIGVVAVGILLVGYIFNFLF; this is encoded by the coding sequence ATGGAACCGATTCAGGAAAATGCATGCAGTTGCAAAGCCCCCCGGACGGGCGGGAACGTCGCCGCCGAGGCGGCCATGGAAAGAAAACCCCTTGCCCTGTATTTGGGCGGAAGCGCCGTATTCCTTGTAGCTTGGTGGATTCTTTATAAAAACCTTCTACCTCTTTCAGAAGCGGCGTCCGCCTTTTTGGCCTGGACGGCCGGCTTTGATTTGGATGGGCATTTAGGAAGCGCCATATCCTTCTTTATATATGAAGTTCCCAAAGTGCTCATGCTTTTGACCCTGGTGGTTTTCGGCGTGGGCATTGTGCGGTCCTTTTTCACGCCGGAGCGCACCCGCGCCATATTGGCGGGCAAACGGGAGTCGGTGGGCAACGTGCTGGCGGCACTGCTCGGGGTGGTGACGCCTTTTTGCTCCTGCTCCGCCGTGCCTCTGTTTTTGGGATTTGTGACCACGGGCGTTCCCCTGGGCGTCACCTTTTCCTTTTTGATCGCGGCCCCCATGGTCAACGAAATCGCCCTGGTGCTGCTTTACGGCCTGTTCGGCTGGAAGATAGCCGCCATTTATGCAGGCACGGGATTGCTCATCGCCATGATCGCCGGCTGGACCATCGGCCGTCTTAAGATGGAGAAGCACTTGGAGGATTGGGTTTTTCAGATTCAATCCGGCGGTCTGGGCGCAGAAGAGGAAGACCTGGACTGGGTCGGCCGCATCCGCTACGGCATTGAGGCTGTCAGGGACATTGTAGGCAAGGTGTGGCTCTACGTGATGCTGGGCATCGCCGTGGGGGCGGGCATTCACGGATACGTACCCGAAGGCTTTATGGCTTCCTTCATGGGCAAGTCCGCCTGGTGGTCGGTTCCGGCCTCCGTGTTAATCGGCATTCCCATGTACTCCAACGCCGCCGGGATCATTCCCATTGTTCAGGCCCTGCTGGGCAAGGGCGCGGCCCTGGGAACGGTGTTGGCCTTCATGATGTCGGTCATCGCCCTTTCCCTGCCCGAGATGATCATCCTGCGGAAGGTATTGAAGCCCCGTTTGATAGCCGTATTTATCGGCGTGGTGGCTGTGGGAATCCTGCTGGTTGGATACATTTTCAACTTCCTGTTTTAG
- a CDS encoding VOC family protein: MKPRISMITLGVRDMDRAVKFYEEGLGLPKMDYDPAVAFFTLNGTWLALYPWDLLAEDAQVPPEGTGFRGVTLAHNLASEAEVDAFLAQALEAGATQVKPPQKVFWGGYSGYFADPDGHLWEVAYNPYFWIGPKDEEA; the protein is encoded by the coding sequence ATGAAGCCGAGAATCAGCATGATCACCCTGGGCGTTCGGGACATGGACCGGGCAGTCAAATTTTATGAAGAGGGCCTGGGACTGCCCAAAATGGACTACGACCCGGCGGTCGCCTTTTTCACCCTGAACGGAACCTGGCTGGCATTATACCCCTGGGACCTTTTGGCCGAAGACGCCCAGGTTCCGCCGGAAGGAACGGGATTCCGGGGCGTGACCCTGGCTCACAACCTGGCCTCGGAAGCTGAGGTGGACGCGTTCCTGGCTCAGGCGCTTGAAGCCGGGGCGACCCAGGTCAAGCCTCCCCAAAAGGTTTTCTGGGGCGGGTACTCGGGATATTTCGCCGACCCTGACGGGCATCTTTGGGAAGTTGCGTACAATCCCTATTTTTGGATCGGCCCCAAGGACGAAGAGGCCTGA
- a CDS encoding DUF2703 domain-containing protein, which translates to MKKIKLEWRRLTQDGKTCDRCSDTGWEVRRAASDLRKMGWEVLLNEIPLDEKNLDQSNIILINGVPIEEILPGAKKSENCCASCGDMLGAPVMCRTVKYNGTTHEAIPASMIMEAAALCKKEFSE; encoded by the coding sequence ATGAAGAAAATTAAGCTGGAATGGCGGCGTTTGACCCAAGACGGCAAGACTTGCGATCGTTGTTCGGACACAGGGTGGGAGGTGCGCCGTGCGGCCAGCGACCTGAGAAAGATGGGCTGGGAGGTCTTGCTGAATGAAATCCCTTTGGACGAAAAAAACCTGGACCAGTCCAATATCATCCTGATTAACGGCGTTCCCATTGAAGAAATTCTGCCGGGGGCGAAAAAGTCGGAAAACTGCTGCGCGTCCTGCGGAGACATGCTGGGCGCTCCGGTTATGTGCCGGACCGTGAAATATAATGGAACAACCCACGAGGCCATTCCCGCTTCCATGATTATGGAGGCCGCGGCCTTATGCAAAAAAGAATTTTCGGAATAA
- a CDS encoding rhodanese-like domain-containing protein, whose amino-acid sequence MEQVLKKLTLEFFGKGKHKITPQKFFEMENAFLLDVRSKEEADSIPIAMKAHPNIEAKNIPVHEIPDRLDEAPKNKPIGVFCPANVRSAIAYAYLLSKGFSDVRIIEGGYSDLTDALKPGPLLKSLQGGK is encoded by the coding sequence ATGGAACAAGTGCTAAAAAAACTTACATTGGAATTTTTCGGTAAAGGGAAGCATAAAATAACGCCTCAGAAGTTTTTCGAAATGGAAAATGCGTTTTTGCTGGACGTCCGATCCAAAGAAGAAGCCGACTCCATTCCCATAGCCATGAAGGCGCACCCAAACATAGAAGCCAAAAACATTCCGGTCCATGAAATTCCGGATAGACTTGACGAAGCGCCGAAAAACAAACCCATCGGAGTATTTTGCCCTGCAAACGTCAGATCCGCCATTGCTTACGCCTATTTGCTTTCCAAAGGATTTTCGGACGTCCGTATTATTGAAGGCGGCTATTCCGATCTAACGGACGCCTTGAAGCCCGGGCCGCTGCTTAAGTCGCTCCAGGGCGGGAAATAG
- a CDS encoding ArsR/SmtB family transcription factor, with protein sequence MKEFIKVMKALSDPSRVSIVKMLGRKVMCVCELQNALGLAQSTVSKHLKILEEAGLIEFYKDGLWVNYRLADGSDSPYAASLLGHLKHWLEDDAGVQGLMTRLPDINREEICSKGRALAS encoded by the coding sequence ATGAAAGAATTCATAAAAGTCATGAAAGCCCTGTCTGACCCAAGCAGGGTAAGCATCGTAAAAATGCTGGGACGCAAGGTTATGTGCGTATGCGAACTGCAAAACGCCTTGGGACTGGCCCAAAGCACGGTTTCCAAACACCTGAAAATACTCGAGGAAGCCGGACTGATAGAGTTTTATAAGGACGGCTTGTGGGTGAACTACCGCCTGGCGGACGGTTCGGACAGCCCCTATGCGGCCAGCCTCCTCGGACATTTGAAACACTGGCTCGAAGACGACGCCGGGGTGCAGGGATTGATGACGCGGCTTCCGGACATCAACCGGGAGGAAATATGCTCCAAGGGCCGCGCCCTGGCGAGCTAA
- the mgtE gene encoding magnesium transporter: MNIKNPLHIIELREMLAHADYQSVKNYCQSYHPADIADALSSFPDSEARVVLGHAPAPLGAEIFSHLDEDVQVNMASGMPRKDLAALLADMPPDDRADLFKKMSSELQENVLPALAQAEREDIRRLASYEEGTTGAVMTSDYAVLSADLTASQAIDRLREAAPDKETIYYTYVVDEKRRLLGFVSLKDLITARRNARVGDIMHKDVIFSRVEDDQEASARKIQKYDLLALPVVNGGDALVGIFTHDDALDVITQETTEDMEKLAAITGTHEAGVYLKTPSWIHFKNRAYWIVGLAALGLISGVIIHSFQASLMHMLILALYMPMVADTGGNTGSQSATVVVRALALKEISPKDTFRVLYKELKISVLLALILGGLSWLKVMFLSHGDNIPMGISLAKVGVAIAAALALQVVTATLVGAILPLFAAKMKWDPAIVASPALTTVVDITGLLIYFTSAKLILGV; this comes from the coding sequence ATGAACATCAAAAATCCGCTCCACATCATTGAACTGCGCGAAATGCTCGCGCACGCCGATTATCAATCCGTAAAGAATTACTGCCAATCCTATCATCCGGCCGACATCGCCGACGCTTTGTCTTCCTTTCCGGACAGCGAGGCGCGGGTAGTCCTTGGCCATGCTCCGGCCCCTTTGGGCGCTGAGATTTTCAGCCATCTGGATGAAGACGTTCAAGTGAACATGGCTTCCGGGATGCCCCGGAAGGACCTTGCCGCCCTGCTGGCGGACATGCCCCCGGACGACCGGGCCGATTTATTCAAGAAAATGAGCAGCGAACTGCAGGAAAACGTGCTGCCGGCCCTGGCCCAGGCTGAGCGGGAGGATATCCGCCGCCTGGCCTCGTATGAAGAGGGGACCACCGGCGCCGTCATGACCTCGGACTACGCCGTGCTTTCAGCGGACCTCACCGCATCCCAGGCCATCGACCGCCTGCGTGAAGCAGCGCCGGACAAGGAAACCATTTATTACACCTATGTGGTGGACGAAAAGCGCAGGCTGCTTGGGTTTGTATCCTTAAAGGACCTTATTACGGCGCGGCGCAACGCAAGGGTGGGGGACATCATGCACAAGGATGTGATTTTTTCCCGGGTGGAGGACGACCAGGAAGCCTCTGCCAGGAAAATCCAGAAATACGACCTATTGGCCCTGCCTGTCGTCAACGGAGGCGACGCCCTGGTGGGAATTTTCACCCATGACGACGCGTTGGACGTCATCACCCAGGAAACCACGGAGGACATGGAGAAGCTGGCGGCTATCACCGGAACCCACGAAGCCGGCGTATATCTTAAAACCCCGTCCTGGATTCATTTTAAAAACCGCGCTTACTGGATTGTGGGCCTGGCCGCCCTGGGCCTGATTTCCGGCGTGATCATTCATTCTTTTCAGGCCAGCCTCATGCATATGTTGATTCTGGCGCTTTATATGCCCATGGTGGCGGATACCGGCGGAAATACGGGCAGCCAGTCGGCGACTGTGGTGGTGCGCGCCCTGGCCTTAAAAGAAATTTCGCCCAAGGACACCTTCAGGGTGCTTTATAAGGAATTGAAAATTTCAGTTTTGCTGGCGCTGATTTTGGGGGGCCTGTCCTGGCTAAAGGTCATGTTTCTCTCCCACGGAGACAACATCCCCATGGGAATTTCCCTGGCCAAGGTGGGGGTCGCCATAGCCGCCGCCCTGGCGCTGCAGGTGGTTACCGCCACCCTGGTGGGGGCGATTTTGCCTTTGTTTGCAGCAAAGATGAAATGGGACCCGGCCATCGTGGCCAGCCCGGCCCTAACCACAGTCGTGGACATCACCGGGCTGCTTATCTACTTCACGTCGGCCAAGTTGATTTTGGGGGTGTAA
- a CDS encoding (Fe-S)-binding protein, which produces MLLESYSKRITRPDCNHSFESVVCIASLDSDVGEALPYLNAELGGIEYHKDPPTVMFRVNNRIIKVGAREIAINALADEAEADKILTWMIREINRVWEEKDSITPCYEGKKSPLFLEILKRLPKTNCKKCGQPTCMVFANLVREGGKGAEDCPELTGEKLESLQDYLADFDFDA; this is translated from the coding sequence ATGCTTCTGGAAAGCTACTCCAAGCGCATCACGCGGCCGGATTGCAACCACAGCTTTGAGTCCGTGGTTTGCATAGCCAGCCTGGATTCCGACGTCGGCGAGGCCCTGCCCTATCTCAACGCGGAGCTGGGCGGCATTGAATACCACAAGGACCCGCCCACGGTCATGTTCCGGGTGAACAACCGGATCATCAAGGTGGGCGCCCGGGAAATCGCCATCAACGCCCTGGCGGACGAGGCGGAAGCGGACAAAATCCTGACCTGGATGATCCGTGAAATCAACCGGGTCTGGGAGGAAAAGGATTCCATAACCCCCTGTTACGAAGGAAAAAAATCGCCCCTGTTTCTAGAAATTTTGAAACGCCTCCCAAAAACCAATTGCAAAAAATGCGGCCAGCCCACGTGCATGGTTTTCGCCAATCTGGTGCGGGAAGGCGGCAAGGGCGCGGAAGACTGTCCGGAATTGACCGGAGAAAAACTGGAAAGCCTGCAGGATTATCTGGCGGATTTCGACTTTGACGCCTGA